In the Oscarella lobularis chromosome 14, ooOscLobu1.1, whole genome shotgun sequence genome, one interval contains:
- the LOC136195758 gene encoding uncharacterized protein isoform X11, which yields MVESAFCNGSQRINATIADFADYNATLRLLLPYFLLACSAFSVLWNFGVIIQFAIHRFRRIPNKFDFFLFFTSFAELLSSTPIVTFAGIGSGFSRNYSETDAVKNTDNGDEITPYIIVSVFAFFRLYAILVYSPILINRFYSAKFPSEREFSLAVPREASPNGSFRFWVGNLVALSGAIALAVKGGDVSQNMYSCFYIMTKWPKCVLIVASYTIIVPSVLLLLFILKARIRIPRTVLLCQEERNESCANVDWFALEWGLTRMFVTVISVLYITWMPLLVVLTIYDDQAIAKHESIVLIALIIASLGLLTSPLLRITAQRYRQMSCECPCLDPLTNCFKYTFSPSEKTQRERERLLASNASHNRGSRTKPKTESSRIIRIQRTTVADYDSTSRRENHAAHEELKTEEENRRYDSCRSTCDPSQINAKKREKSTGRDNNQGSQAHSGRDKMSSNSNKASRIDFEKEFPRDEAKVAEEPTSNAHFAGKGRDVYVENDEKKGNQTTERFLEETLPSAASTKNSSEVDLEIEKKLEENGETEERLGIAFLTDEEKEDAQEELSERTWPAVTLNENGGKLDIRNCPIVTRKKESFLNASDFVGDNKSEDKAMEEPSENAVNEVGCMKEGNKKGEAKNTKELLDSTLSVVFPCGNDIEVENKIEKEENKPIKMSSVCVSLAAAWDHNDVKLDAESVKVEKAFEKLSENAAVDCNTNGTDKENEEQVKELLPAAASGENIVEFDVEASDNHQAVPKTSERAFLTDDCSSIGLGREAKMFFSDEDDKKAECVEERPESTPFPLFSKVDIELASENANNGEVEEPGKITCPADVSNENRQEPYMENDDVKEGEEVSKGQPQNHFPLVNPYTSDPDLESGDGNEEAKDLSDSTFLAAAPSTSGRPQAESGRNLNEGEESTCLVKGKPSEKDAVSSNGIERQGEDAWSEFQFS from the exons ATGGTGGAGTCGGCTTTCTGCAACGGATCGCAGAGAATCAATGCGACGATTGCAGATTTTGCGGATTATAACGCCAcccttcgtcttctcctaCCCTATTTCCTCCTCGCATGCAGCGCATTTAGCGTGTTGTGGAACTTCGGCGTCATCATCCAATTTGCTATTCACCGATTCCGCCGAATACCAAataaatttgatttttttttgttctttacGTCCTTTGCTGAACTCCTTAGTTCAACTCCTATTGTAACTTTCGCAGGAATCGGGTCAGGCTTCAGCAGGAATTACTCAGAGACTGACGCGGTCAAAAATACCGACAACGGCGATGAAATAACTCCTTACATCATCGTCTCTGTGtttgcgttttttcgtctctaTGCCATCCTTGTGTACTCTCCTATTCTGATCAACCGCTTCTACTCGGCAAAGTTTCCATCAGAGCGTGAATTTTCTCTGGCTGTTCCAAGAGAAGCTTCACCTAATGGAAGCTTTAGGTTCTGGGTAGGGAATCTTGTAGCACTTTCTGGAGCAATTGCGCTAGCAGTGAAAGGAGGGGATGTTTCTCAAAATATGTATTCGTGTTTTTACATCATGACCAAATG GCCAAAATGCGTTTTAATTGTGGCAAGCTACACTATTATTGTCCCAAGTGTGCTCTTGTTGCTCTTTATTTTGAAAGCTCGAATAAGAATTCCTCGAACTGTTCTTCTATGTCAGGAGGAACGAAACGAGTCTTGCGCGAACGTTGATTGGTTTGCACTTGAGTGGGGATTAACGCGCATGTTTGTGACAGTAATTTCTGTCCTATACATCACTTGGATGCCTCTTCTG GTTGTTCTGACCATATACGATGATCAAGCAATTGCAAAGCACGAATCAATCGTTCTCATTGCACTTATCATCGCAAGTTTGGGATTATTAACGTCGCCGCTTTTGCGTATTACTGCGCAACGTTATCGTCAGATGAGCTGTGAATGTCCCTGTCTTGATCCTTTGACGAACTGCTTTAAGTACACTTTTTCTC CTTCCGAAAAAACACAgcgcgaaagagaaagattgCTTGCGTCTAATGCAAGTCACAATCGTGGATCAAGGACGAAACCTAAAACGGAAAGTTCAAGAATAATCAGGATACAGCGAACAACTGTGGCAGATTATGATTCTACTAGCAGACGTGAAAA CCATGCAGCTCATGAAGAGCTAAAAACGGAGGAAGAAAATCGGAGATACGACAGTTGCAGAAGTACCTGTGACCCTTCTCA GATAAATGCtaaaaaaagggaaaagtCGACTGGCCGTGACAATAATCAGGGGTCTCAAGCACATAGCGGCAGAG ACAAAATGAGTTCAAATTCAAACAAAGCCTCACGGATAGATTTTGAAAAGGAATTTCCTCGTGATGAAGCAAAAGTTGCAGAAGAGCCTACATCAAACGCTCATTTTGCCGGAAAGGGAAGAGACGTTTACGTAGAGAACG acgaaaagaaaggaaaccAGACAACGGAACGTTTTTTAGAAGAGACTCTTCCATCCGCCGCTTCTACTAAAAATAGCAGCGAAGTCGATTTGGAAATAG aaaaaaaactagAGGAAAATGGAGAAACGGAAGAGCGTTTAGGAATTGCTTTCCTAACAG atgaagagaaagaagatgCCCAGGAAGAGCTTTCAGAAAGAACTTGGCCTGCCGTCACTCTCAATGAAAATGGTGGTAAACTCGACATAAGAAACTGTCCAATTGTTAccagaaagaaagaaagcttTTTGAACGCTTCCGATTTTGTAGGTGACAACAAAAGTGAAGATAAAGCGATGGAAGAGCCTTCAGAAAACGCTGTTAACGAAGTCGGTTGCATGAAGGAAGGCA AtaaaaaaggagaagcaaAAAACACAAAAGAACTGCTTGACAGCACTCTTTCTGTTGTCTTTCCTTGTGGTAATGACATTGAAGTCGAAAATAAAATCG agaaagaagagaataaACCCATAAAAATGTCCTCAGTTTGCGTCTCGCTTGCCGCTGCTTGGGATcataatgacgtcaagcTCGATGCGGAAAGCG TCAAAGTGGAGAAAGCCTTTGAAAAGCTATCAGAAAATGCTGCTGTTGATTGTAATACAAATGGCactgacaaagaaaacg AAGAACAGGTGAAAGAGCTCTTACCTGCCGCCGCTTCTGGCGAAAATATAGTAGAATTTGATGTGGAAG CTAGCGACAATCACCAAGCTGTCCCAAAGACGTCAGAAAGAGCTTTTCTTACCGACGATTGCAGTAGCATAG GTTTAGGCAGAGAGGCAAAAATGTTCTTTTCAGATGAAGACGATAAGAAAGCAGAATGTGTGGAAGAGCGTCCTGAAAGTactccttttcctcttttttctaAAGTTGACATTGAACTGGCTTCAGAAAACG CAAACAACGGAGAAGTCGAAGAGCCGGGAAAAATCACTTGTCCTGCCGACGTCTCCAATGAAAACCGCCAAGAGCCTTACATGGAAAATG ACGATGtgaaagaaggagaagaagttTCTAAAGGCCAACCGCAAAACCATTTTCCGCTTGTCAATCCTTATACGAGTGATCCTGATTTGGAAAGCG GAGATGGAAACGAAGAAGCAAAGGATCTTTCAGACAGCACTTTTCTTGCCGCCGCTCCCAGTACGAGCGGCAGACCTCAAGCGGAAAGCGGCCGGAATTTAA ATGAAGGCGAAGAAAGTACATGTTTAGTGAAAGGAAAGCCTTCAGAGAAAGATGCAGTTTCTAGTAATGGCATTGAACGTCAGGGAGAAGATGCATGGTCTGAATTCCAATTCAGCTAA
- the LOC136195758 gene encoding uncharacterized protein isoform X3 — protein MVESAFCNGSQRINATIADFADYNATLRLLLPYFLLACSAFSVLWNFGVIIQFAIHRFRRIPNKFDFFLFFTSFAELLSSTPIVTFAGIGSGFSRNYSETDAVKNTDNGDEITPYIIVSVFAFFRLYAILVYSPILINRFYSAKFPSEREFSLAVPREASPNGSFRFWVGNLVALSGAIALAVKGGDVSQNMYSCFYIMTKWPKCVLIVASYTIIVPSVLLLLFILKARIRIPRTVLLCQEERNESCANVDWFALEWGLTRMFVTVISVLYITWMPLLVVLTIYDDQAIAKHESIVLIALIIASLGLLTSPLLRITAQRYRQMSCECPCLDPLTNCFKYTFSPSEKTQRERERLLASNASHNRGSRTKPKTESSRIIRIQRTTVADYDSTSRRENHAAHEELKTEEENRRYDSCRSTCDPSQINAKKREKSTGRDNNQGSQAHSGRDKMSSNSNKASRIDFEKEFPRDEAKVAEEPTSNAHFAGKGRDVYVENDEKKGNQTTERFLEETLPSAASTKNSSEVDLEIEKKLEENGETEERLGIAFLTDEEKEDAQEELSERTWPAVTLNENGGKLDIRNCPIVTRKKESFLNASDFVGDNKSEDKAMEEPSENAVNEVGCMKEGNKKGEAKNTKELLDSTLSVVFPCGNDIEVENKIEKEENKPIKMSSVCVSLAAAWDHNDVKLDAESVKVEKAFEKLSENAAVDCNTNGTDKENEEQVKELLPAAASGENIVEFDVEASDNHQAVPKTSERAFLTDDCSSIGLGREAKMFFSDEDDKKAECVEERPESTPFPLFSKVDIELASENANNGEVEEPGKITCPADVSNENRQEPYMENEGEEVSKGQPQNHFPLVNPYTSDPDLESGDGNEEAKDLSDSTFLAAAPSTSGRPQAESGRNLNEGEESTCLVKGKPSEKDAVSSNGIERQGEDAWSEFQFS, from the exons ATGGTGGAGTCGGCTTTCTGCAACGGATCGCAGAGAATCAATGCGACGATTGCAGATTTTGCGGATTATAACGCCAcccttcgtcttctcctaCCCTATTTCCTCCTCGCATGCAGCGCATTTAGCGTGTTGTGGAACTTCGGCGTCATCATCCAATTTGCTATTCACCGATTCCGCCGAATACCAAataaatttgatttttttttgttctttacGTCCTTTGCTGAACTCCTTAGTTCAACTCCTATTGTAACTTTCGCAGGAATCGGGTCAGGCTTCAGCAGGAATTACTCAGAGACTGACGCGGTCAAAAATACCGACAACGGCGATGAAATAACTCCTTACATCATCGTCTCTGTGtttgcgttttttcgtctctaTGCCATCCTTGTGTACTCTCCTATTCTGATCAACCGCTTCTACTCGGCAAAGTTTCCATCAGAGCGTGAATTTTCTCTGGCTGTTCCAAGAGAAGCTTCACCTAATGGAAGCTTTAGGTTCTGGGTAGGGAATCTTGTAGCACTTTCTGGAGCAATTGCGCTAGCAGTGAAAGGAGGGGATGTTTCTCAAAATATGTATTCGTGTTTTTACATCATGACCAAATG GCCAAAATGCGTTTTAATTGTGGCAAGCTACACTATTATTGTCCCAAGTGTGCTCTTGTTGCTCTTTATTTTGAAAGCTCGAATAAGAATTCCTCGAACTGTTCTTCTATGTCAGGAGGAACGAAACGAGTCTTGCGCGAACGTTGATTGGTTTGCACTTGAGTGGGGATTAACGCGCATGTTTGTGACAGTAATTTCTGTCCTATACATCACTTGGATGCCTCTTCTG GTTGTTCTGACCATATACGATGATCAAGCAATTGCAAAGCACGAATCAATCGTTCTCATTGCACTTATCATCGCAAGTTTGGGATTATTAACGTCGCCGCTTTTGCGTATTACTGCGCAACGTTATCGTCAGATGAGCTGTGAATGTCCCTGTCTTGATCCTTTGACGAACTGCTTTAAGTACACTTTTTCTC CTTCCGAAAAAACACAgcgcgaaagagaaagattgCTTGCGTCTAATGCAAGTCACAATCGTGGATCAAGGACGAAACCTAAAACGGAAAGTTCAAGAATAATCAGGATACAGCGAACAACTGTGGCAGATTATGATTCTACTAGCAGACGTGAAAA CCATGCAGCTCATGAAGAGCTAAAAACGGAGGAAGAAAATCGGAGATACGACAGTTGCAGAAGTACCTGTGACCCTTCTCA GATAAATGCtaaaaaaagggaaaagtCGACTGGCCGTGACAATAATCAGGGGTCTCAAGCACATAGCGGCAGAG ACAAAATGAGTTCAAATTCAAACAAAGCCTCACGGATAGATTTTGAAAAGGAATTTCCTCGTGATGAAGCAAAAGTTGCAGAAGAGCCTACATCAAACGCTCATTTTGCCGGAAAGGGAAGAGACGTTTACGTAGAGAACG acgaaaagaaaggaaaccAGACAACGGAACGTTTTTTAGAAGAGACTCTTCCATCCGCCGCTTCTACTAAAAATAGCAGCGAAGTCGATTTGGAAATAG aaaaaaaactagAGGAAAATGGAGAAACGGAAGAGCGTTTAGGAATTGCTTTCCTAACAG atgaagagaaagaagatgCCCAGGAAGAGCTTTCAGAAAGAACTTGGCCTGCCGTCACTCTCAATGAAAATGGTGGTAAACTCGACATAAGAAACTGTCCAATTGTTAccagaaagaaagaaagcttTTTGAACGCTTCCGATTTTGTAGGTGACAACAAAAGTGAAGATAAAGCGATGGAAGAGCCTTCAGAAAACGCTGTTAACGAAGTCGGTTGCATGAAGGAAGGCA AtaaaaaaggagaagcaaAAAACACAAAAGAACTGCTTGACAGCACTCTTTCTGTTGTCTTTCCTTGTGGTAATGACATTGAAGTCGAAAATAAAATCG agaaagaagagaataaACCCATAAAAATGTCCTCAGTTTGCGTCTCGCTTGCCGCTGCTTGGGATcataatgacgtcaagcTCGATGCGGAAAGCG TCAAAGTGGAGAAAGCCTTTGAAAAGCTATCAGAAAATGCTGCTGTTGATTGTAATACAAATGGCactgacaaagaaaacg AAGAACAGGTGAAAGAGCTCTTACCTGCCGCCGCTTCTGGCGAAAATATAGTAGAATTTGATGTGGAAG CTAGCGACAATCACCAAGCTGTCCCAAAGACGTCAGAAAGAGCTTTTCTTACCGACGATTGCAGTAGCATAG GTTTAGGCAGAGAGGCAAAAATGTTCTTTTCAGATGAAGACGATAAGAAAGCAGAATGTGTGGAAGAGCGTCCTGAAAGTactccttttcctcttttttctaAAGTTGACATTGAACTGGCTTCAGAAAACG CAAACAACGGAGAAGTCGAAGAGCCGGGAAAAATCACTTGTCCTGCCGACGTCTCCAATGAAAACCGCCAAGAGCCTTACATGGAAAATG aaggagaagaagttTCTAAAGGCCAACCGCAAAACCATTTTCCGCTTGTCAATCCTTATACGAGTGATCCTGATTTGGAAAGCG GAGATGGAAACGAAGAAGCAAAGGATCTTTCAGACAGCACTTTTCTTGCCGCCGCTCCCAGTACGAGCGGCAGACCTCAAGCGGAAAGCGGCCGGAATTTAA ATGAAGGCGAAGAAAGTACATGTTTAGTGAAAGGAAAGCCTTCAGAGAAAGATGCAGTTTCTAGTAATGGCATTGAACGTCAGGGAGAAGATGCATGGTCTGAATTCCAATTCAGCTAA
- the LOC136195758 gene encoding uncharacterized protein isoform X8 has translation MVESAFCNGSQRINATIADFADYNATLRLLLPYFLLACSAFSVLWNFGVIIQFAIHRFRRIPNKFDFFLFFTSFAELLSSTPIVTFAGIGSGFSRNYSETDAVKNTDNGDEITPYIIVSVFAFFRLYAILVYSPILINRFYSAKFPSEREFSLAVPREASPNGSFRFWVGNLVALSGAIALAVKGGDVSQNMYSCFYIMTKWPKCVLIVASYTIIVPSVLLLLFILKARIRIPRTVLLCQEERNESCANVDWFALEWGLTRMFVTVISVLYITWMPLLVVLTIYDDQAIAKHESIVLIALIIASLGLLTSPLLRITAQRYRQMSCECPCLDPLTNCFKYTFSPSEKTQRERERLLASNASHNRGSRTKPKTESSRIIRIQRTTVADYDSTSRRENHAAHEELKTEEENRRYDSCRSTCDPSQINAKKREKSTGRDNNQGSQAHSGRDKMSSNSNKASRIDFEKEFPRDEAKVAEEPTSNAHFAGKGRDVYVENDEKKGNQTTERFLEETLPSAASTKNSSEVDLEIEKKLEENGETEERLGIAFLTDEEKEDAQEELSERTWPAVTLNENGGDNKSEDKAMEEPSENAVNEVGCMKEGNKKGEAKNTKELLDSTLSVVFPCGNDIEVENKIEKEENKPIKMSSVCVSLAAAWDHNDVKLDAESVKVEKAFEKLSENAAVDCNTNGTDKENEEQVKELLPAAASGENIVEFDVEASDNHQAVPKTSERAFLTDDCSSIGLGREAKMFFSDEDDKKAECVEERPESTPFPLFSKVDIELASENGIVANNGEVEEPGKITCPADVSNENRQEPYMENDDVKEGEEVSKGQPQNHFPLVNPYTSDPDLESGDGNEEAKDLSDSTFLAAAPSTSGRPQAESGRNLNEGEESTCLVKGKPSEKDAVSSNGIERQGEDAWSEFQFS, from the exons ATGGTGGAGTCGGCTTTCTGCAACGGATCGCAGAGAATCAATGCGACGATTGCAGATTTTGCGGATTATAACGCCAcccttcgtcttctcctaCCCTATTTCCTCCTCGCATGCAGCGCATTTAGCGTGTTGTGGAACTTCGGCGTCATCATCCAATTTGCTATTCACCGATTCCGCCGAATACCAAataaatttgatttttttttgttctttacGTCCTTTGCTGAACTCCTTAGTTCAACTCCTATTGTAACTTTCGCAGGAATCGGGTCAGGCTTCAGCAGGAATTACTCAGAGACTGACGCGGTCAAAAATACCGACAACGGCGATGAAATAACTCCTTACATCATCGTCTCTGTGtttgcgttttttcgtctctaTGCCATCCTTGTGTACTCTCCTATTCTGATCAACCGCTTCTACTCGGCAAAGTTTCCATCAGAGCGTGAATTTTCTCTGGCTGTTCCAAGAGAAGCTTCACCTAATGGAAGCTTTAGGTTCTGGGTAGGGAATCTTGTAGCACTTTCTGGAGCAATTGCGCTAGCAGTGAAAGGAGGGGATGTTTCTCAAAATATGTATTCGTGTTTTTACATCATGACCAAATG GCCAAAATGCGTTTTAATTGTGGCAAGCTACACTATTATTGTCCCAAGTGTGCTCTTGTTGCTCTTTATTTTGAAAGCTCGAATAAGAATTCCTCGAACTGTTCTTCTATGTCAGGAGGAACGAAACGAGTCTTGCGCGAACGTTGATTGGTTTGCACTTGAGTGGGGATTAACGCGCATGTTTGTGACAGTAATTTCTGTCCTATACATCACTTGGATGCCTCTTCTG GTTGTTCTGACCATATACGATGATCAAGCAATTGCAAAGCACGAATCAATCGTTCTCATTGCACTTATCATCGCAAGTTTGGGATTATTAACGTCGCCGCTTTTGCGTATTACTGCGCAACGTTATCGTCAGATGAGCTGTGAATGTCCCTGTCTTGATCCTTTGACGAACTGCTTTAAGTACACTTTTTCTC CTTCCGAAAAAACACAgcgcgaaagagaaagattgCTTGCGTCTAATGCAAGTCACAATCGTGGATCAAGGACGAAACCTAAAACGGAAAGTTCAAGAATAATCAGGATACAGCGAACAACTGTGGCAGATTATGATTCTACTAGCAGACGTGAAAA CCATGCAGCTCATGAAGAGCTAAAAACGGAGGAAGAAAATCGGAGATACGACAGTTGCAGAAGTACCTGTGACCCTTCTCA GATAAATGCtaaaaaaagggaaaagtCGACTGGCCGTGACAATAATCAGGGGTCTCAAGCACATAGCGGCAGAG ACAAAATGAGTTCAAATTCAAACAAAGCCTCACGGATAGATTTTGAAAAGGAATTTCCTCGTGATGAAGCAAAAGTTGCAGAAGAGCCTACATCAAACGCTCATTTTGCCGGAAAGGGAAGAGACGTTTACGTAGAGAACG acgaaaagaaaggaaaccAGACAACGGAACGTTTTTTAGAAGAGACTCTTCCATCCGCCGCTTCTACTAAAAATAGCAGCGAAGTCGATTTGGAAATAG aaaaaaaactagAGGAAAATGGAGAAACGGAAGAGCGTTTAGGAATTGCTTTCCTAACAG atgaagagaaagaagatgCCCAGGAAGAGCTTTCAGAAAGAACTTGGCCTGCCGTCACTCTCAATGAAAATGGTG GTGACAACAAAAGTGAAGATAAAGCGATGGAAGAGCCTTCAGAAAACGCTGTTAACGAAGTCGGTTGCATGAAGGAAGGCA AtaaaaaaggagaagcaaAAAACACAAAAGAACTGCTTGACAGCACTCTTTCTGTTGTCTTTCCTTGTGGTAATGACATTGAAGTCGAAAATAAAATCG agaaagaagagaataaACCCATAAAAATGTCCTCAGTTTGCGTCTCGCTTGCCGCTGCTTGGGATcataatgacgtcaagcTCGATGCGGAAAGCG TCAAAGTGGAGAAAGCCTTTGAAAAGCTATCAGAAAATGCTGCTGTTGATTGTAATACAAATGGCactgacaaagaaaacg AAGAACAGGTGAAAGAGCTCTTACCTGCCGCCGCTTCTGGCGAAAATATAGTAGAATTTGATGTGGAAG CTAGCGACAATCACCAAGCTGTCCCAAAGACGTCAGAAAGAGCTTTTCTTACCGACGATTGCAGTAGCATAG GTTTAGGCAGAGAGGCAAAAATGTTCTTTTCAGATGAAGACGATAAGAAAGCAGAATGTGTGGAAGAGCGTCCTGAAAGTactccttttcctcttttttctaAAGTTGACATTGAACTGGCTTCAGAAAACG GAATTGTAGCAAACAACGGAGAAGTCGAAGAGCCGGGAAAAATCACTTGTCCTGCCGACGTCTCCAATGAAAACCGCCAAGAGCCTTACATGGAAAATG ACGATGtgaaagaaggagaagaagttTCTAAAGGCCAACCGCAAAACCATTTTCCGCTTGTCAATCCTTATACGAGTGATCCTGATTTGGAAAGCG GAGATGGAAACGAAGAAGCAAAGGATCTTTCAGACAGCACTTTTCTTGCCGCCGCTCCCAGTACGAGCGGCAGACCTCAAGCGGAAAGCGGCCGGAATTTAA ATGAAGGCGAAGAAAGTACATGTTTAGTGAAAGGAAAGCCTTCAGAGAAAGATGCAGTTTCTAGTAATGGCATTGAACGTCAGGGAGAAGATGCATGGTCTGAATTCCAATTCAGCTAA